In Pedobacter sp. W3I1, one DNA window encodes the following:
- a CDS encoding chromate transporter, with the protein MEKNSADKASQNSIAKPSYSLAEITIYFLKLGTWGFGGPVALVGYMQRDLVEDKKWLTDEEYNEGLALAQLAPGPLAAQLGIYIGFVRHGLLGATLTGLAFVLPSFIMVVLLGMAYQLYGGIAWMQAVFYGVGAAVIGIISMSAYKLTIKSISKLNWPAIKSKWILWLFYITGIVITVITEREEMLLFVACGLIYMVIKAPPKWIRKPTALSAGLLVSTGFWNYDGKTLQEIGWFFAKAGAFVFGSGLAIVPFLHGGVVKEFGWLTEHQFVDAVAVAMITPGPVVITVGFIGYLVGGFPGACVAAMATFLPCYIFTVALAPSFKKIAKNTSIKAFVEGITAAVIGALVGSVVVIAIRSITDVWTAVIAITALFALVYIKKLQEPYIIGAAAIIGLLIKLI; encoded by the coding sequence ATGGAGAAAAATAGCGCAGACAAAGCAAGCCAAAACAGTATCGCAAAGCCATCATACAGTTTAGCCGAAATTACCATCTATTTCCTGAAACTGGGAACCTGGGGCTTTGGTGGCCCTGTAGCACTGGTGGGTTATATGCAGCGCGATCTCGTAGAAGACAAAAAGTGGTTAACGGATGAAGAATACAACGAAGGTCTTGCACTTGCACAATTGGCACCAGGACCGCTTGCCGCTCAGCTTGGCATCTATATCGGTTTTGTGCGCCACGGCCTGTTAGGAGCAACATTAACCGGACTTGCTTTTGTACTCCCTTCATTTATTATGGTTGTTTTGCTTGGCATGGCCTATCAGCTTTATGGCGGAATTGCCTGGATGCAGGCTGTTTTCTATGGCGTAGGAGCCGCAGTAATAGGAATCATTTCCATGAGCGCCTATAAGCTCACCATTAAATCAATCAGCAAACTGAATTGGCCAGCCATCAAATCCAAGTGGATATTATGGCTCTTTTACATAACAGGCATTGTGATAACGGTTATAACCGAAAGGGAAGAAATGTTGCTATTTGTTGCCTGTGGGCTGATCTACATGGTGATTAAGGCCCCACCTAAATGGATCAGGAAACCAACTGCTCTTTCAGCTGGTTTATTAGTCAGTACCGGCTTTTGGAACTATGATGGAAAGACCTTACAGGAGATTGGATGGTTCTTTGCAAAGGCCGGGGCATTTGTGTTTGGCAGCGGCTTGGCCATCGTACCATTCCTTCACGGCGGGGTAGTTAAGGAATTTGGATGGTTAACAGAGCACCAGTTTGTTGATGCTGTGGCGGTTGCCATGATAACACCAGGTCCTGTTGTAATTACGGTAGGGTTTATTGGTTATCTGGTGGGCGGTTTTCCAGGAGCATGTGTCGCCGCAATGGCCACTTTTCTTCCCTGTTATATTTTTACGGTAGCCCTTGCTCCCTCATTTAAAAAGATTGCCAAAAATACCAGTATCAAGGCCTTTGTAGAAGGCATAACTGCTGCAGTAATTGGCGCGCTTGTTGGTTCGGTCGTTGTGATAGCGATACGATCGATTACCGATGTTTGGACGGCAGTTATTGCAATCACAGCATTATTCGCACTAGTGTACATCAAGAAACTACAGGAACCCTATATTATCGGTGCGGCTGCTATCATTGGACTTCTTATCAAACTTATCTAA
- a CDS encoding histone H1, with product MDKFKKVQDLISSVEADVTKFYDGGNAAAGTRVRKAMQDLKVLAQEIRAEVTDKKNSTK from the coding sequence ATGGACAAATTTAAAAAAGTACAAGATCTAATCTCTTCGGTTGAAGCAGATGTAACTAAATTTTATGATGGTGGTAATGCTGCAGCAGGTACACGTGTACGTAAAGCCATGCAAGACTTAAAAGTTTTAGCCCAGGAAATTAGAGCTGAAGTAACTGATAAAAAAAATAGCACTAAATAA
- a CDS encoding LytTR family DNA-binding domain-containing protein, producing the protein MIKCIAIDDQRNSILGLEKYIADTPNMKLLASYTDPMVALNELKKIDQVDVIFMDIQMPQISGIELSRAIRSKTRKLIFTTSHEEYAFEAFEAEADAYLLKPYGYAKFALTVNRVFEEEIENVTQETYFLVKNKSEDHKAVLVRYSDIIAFESFHNYIKIHTREKVIIAYLSLKDVKEQLNIKKGFIQLHRGYIISIHHILHIDGTRVTLSNHTSFTVGDLYYNDFRDFFTDKLVTSKRNK; encoded by the coding sequence ATGATTAAGTGTATAGCCATTGATGACCAACGGAACTCGATTTTGGGTCTTGAAAAATACATAGCGGATACCCCGAATATGAAGCTTCTGGCGAGTTATACCGATCCAATGGTGGCTTTGAACGAGCTTAAAAAGATTGACCAGGTAGATGTGATATTTATGGACATTCAAATGCCACAGATTTCGGGCATCGAACTTTCTAGAGCAATCCGCTCAAAAACCAGGAAACTGATATTTACCACCTCCCATGAGGAATATGCCTTTGAAGCATTTGAAGCAGAAGCAGATGCGTATTTACTTAAACCCTATGGATACGCTAAATTTGCCTTAACCGTAAACCGTGTTTTTGAGGAAGAAATAGAAAATGTAACGCAGGAAACTTATTTTTTGGTCAAAAATAAATCAGAAGACCACAAAGCGGTTTTAGTGCGCTATTCAGATATCATTGCTTTCGAAAGCTTCCACAACTATATCAAAATACATACAAGAGAGAAAGTAATTATTGCTTATTTAAGCCTGAAAGATGTTAAAGAACAACTGAACATTAAAAAAGGATTTATCCAGCTGCATCGGGGTTATATTATTTCTATCCATCATATTTTACATATAGATGGAACCAGAGTAACGCTTTCTAACCATACCAGCTTTACGGTTGGCGACCTTTATTACAACGATTTCCGCGATTTCTTCACCGATAAACTCGTGACTAGTAAACGCAACAAGTAA
- a CDS encoding cold-shock protein, giving the protein MMYTGVIKWYNPIRGFGFIAPDGGNEMVYADNQQLIGIYRPSLLVGTKVRFNLEQGQVGCQATNIVVLNMGFE; this is encoded by the coding sequence ATGATGTATACAGGAGTGATTAAATGGTATAATCCGATACGAGGTTTCGGATTTATCGCACCCGATGGTGGAAACGAAATGGTTTATGCAGATAACCAGCAATTGATCGGGATTTACCGTCCTTCTTTACTTGTAGGAACCAAGGTTCGTTTCAATTTAGAACAAGGGCAGGTGGGATGCCAGGCTACCAATATTGTAGTGCTGAATATGGGCTTTGAATAA
- a CDS encoding DUF1772 domain-containing protein translates to MNFKTLVLLLTTVSTALIGGLFYAYSCSVIPGLARLSDTSFLQAMQSINRAILNPLFFISFMGALVLLPLSVWFFRDQAMVFYLLLAATLLYFGGVFLVTIIGNVPLNNLLDGADLDKLNATDLTALRDKFEPSWNLFHRIRTIVSFICIVLVAYAAILSRNA, encoded by the coding sequence ATGAATTTCAAAACCTTGGTTCTTTTGTTAACCACAGTTTCTACTGCACTTATTGGTGGTCTTTTTTATGCATACTCCTGTTCAGTTATCCCGGGCCTTGCACGCCTTTCCGATACTTCCTTTTTACAAGCGATGCAATCAATCAACCGCGCTATTTTAAATCCGTTATTTTTTATTTCCTTCATGGGGGCACTGGTTCTATTACCTCTAAGTGTTTGGTTTTTTAGGGACCAAGCCATGGTGTTTTATCTGCTTTTAGCAGCAACTTTATTATACTTTGGCGGTGTTTTTCTGGTTACCATCATTGGCAATGTACCGCTTAATAACCTGTTAGATGGCGCAGATCTGGATAAACTTAATGCAACAGACCTAACGGCATTACGTGATAAATTTGAACCAAGCTGGAATTTATTTCATCGGATCCGGACCATTGTTTCATTTATCTGTATCGTATTAGTAGCTTATGCCGCAATATTAAGCCGAAACGCTTAA
- a CDS encoding RNA polymerase sigma factor: MRVYSSYSDSELAFLLTQGDELAFTEIYNRFYGLLFIHASKRLNDDEEAKDVLHQLFESLWVKRLQVAPEGNLSAYLYTAVRNRVLDVFAHQKVESKYVDSLQDYIDQDHVLTDYMVREKQMAQLIEQEIDALPSKMREIFILSRKENKSHKEIALELGLSELTVKTQVKKALRILKSRLGVVIYLAFLLKTYR, translated from the coding sequence ATGCGTGTTTACAGTTCATATTCTGATAGCGAATTGGCATTCTTGTTAACTCAAGGTGATGAACTGGCCTTTACCGAAATTTACAACCGCTTTTACGGACTACTTTTTATCCACGCCAGCAAACGCTTAAATGATGATGAAGAAGCAAAAGATGTGTTACATCAGTTGTTCGAATCGCTTTGGGTTAAACGTTTGCAGGTAGCGCCTGAAGGTAATTTATCGGCTTATTTATATACAGCTGTGCGTAACCGTGTGCTGGATGTGTTTGCGCATCAAAAAGTGGAAAGCAAATATGTTGATTCATTACAGGATTACATTGATCAGGATCATGTGTTGACTGATTATATGGTTCGTGAAAAGCAAATGGCACAATTAATTGAGCAGGAAATTGATGCTTTGCCATCCAAAATGCGCGAAATATTTATTTTAAGCCGAAAAGAGAATAAATCGCATAAAGAAATTGCACTCGAACTAGGCCTTTCTGAGTTAACTGTTAAAACCCAGGTTAAAAAAGCATTAAGAATACTTAAATCGAGGTTAGGAGTGGTTATTTATCTTGCTTTTCTTTTGAAAACCTATCGATAA